The Mycolicibacterium mageritense genome contains a region encoding:
- a CDS encoding ACP S-malonyltransferase, translated as MLALLAPGQGSQTPGMLTAWLELPGAADRLATWSQISGLDLTRLGTTATAEEITDTAVTQPLVVAATLLAHEALVKRGAPETTETIVAGHSVGEIAAYAIAGVISADDAVKLAATRGAEMAKACAVEPTGMSAVLGGDEAEVLARLESLDLVPANRNAAGQIVAAGAIAALEKLAEDPPAKARVRQLTTAGAFHTHYMASALDGYAAAAQSVTTSEPTATLLSNADGQPVTSAADAMEKLVAQLTRPVRWDLCTATLRDRNTSAIVEFPPAGTLVGIAKRELKGTPTRAVKSPTDLDGLGEL; from the coding sequence GTGCTCGCATTGCTTGCCCCCGGACAGGGCTCGCAGACTCCCGGCATGCTCACCGCATGGCTGGAGCTACCCGGCGCTGCTGACCGCCTCGCGACCTGGTCGCAGATCAGCGGCCTGGATCTGACCCGGCTGGGCACCACTGCCACGGCAGAGGAGATCACCGACACCGCGGTGACGCAGCCGCTCGTGGTCGCCGCGACACTGCTGGCGCATGAGGCGCTCGTCAAGCGCGGTGCACCCGAGACCACCGAGACCATCGTGGCCGGGCACTCCGTCGGCGAGATCGCGGCCTACGCGATCGCCGGTGTCATCTCCGCCGACGATGCCGTCAAGCTGGCCGCGACCCGCGGCGCCGAGATGGCCAAGGCGTGTGCCGTCGAGCCCACCGGGATGTCGGCGGTGCTCGGTGGCGACGAGGCAGAGGTGCTGGCCCGCCTGGAGTCGCTCGACCTGGTGCCCGCCAACCGCAACGCCGCGGGCCAGATCGTGGCCGCAGGCGCGATCGCGGCGCTGGAGAAGCTCGCCGAGGATCCGCCTGCCAAGGCCCGCGTCCGCCAGCTCACCACCGCGGGTGCGTTCCACACCCACTACATGGCCTCGGCCCTGGACGGCTACGCCGCCGCCGCGCAGTCTGTAACGACGAGCGAGCCGACCGCGACACTTTTGTCGAACGCCGACGGGCAGCCCGTCACCTCGGCCGCTGACGCGATGGAGAAGCTCGTCGCCCAGCTGACCAGGCCCGTGCGCTGGGATCTGTGCACCGCGACCCTTCGCGACCGCAACACCTCGGCCATCGTCGAGTTCCCGCCCGCCGGAACGCTCGTGGGCATCGCCAAGCGGGAACTGAAGGGCACGCCGACGCGCGCCGTCAAGTCCCCCACAGATCTGGACGGCCTGGGCGAGCTCTGA
- the acpM gene encoding meromycolate extension acyl carrier protein AcpM has product MPASQEEIIAGLAEIIEEVTGIEPSEVTPEKSFVDDLDIDSLSMVEIAVQTEDKYGVKIPDEDLAGLRTVGDVVAYIQKLEEENPEAAAALREKFAADQ; this is encoded by the coding sequence GTGCCCGCCAGTCAGGAAGAAATCATCGCCGGTCTCGCCGAGATCATCGAAGAGGTCACCGGCATCGAGCCGTCTGAGGTGACCCCGGAGAAGAGCTTCGTCGACGACCTGGACATCGACTCGCTGTCGATGGTGGAGATCGCGGTGCAGACCGAGGACAAGTACGGCGTGAAGATCCCCGACGAGGATCTGGCCGGCCTGCGCACCGTCGGTGACGTCGTCGCCTACATCCAGAAGCTCGAGGAAGAGAACCCCGAGGCCGCTGCTGCCCTGCGTGAGAAGTTCGCGGCAGACCAGTGA
- the kasA gene encoding 3-oxoacyl-ACP synthase KasA, whose protein sequence is MTRPSTANGGYPNVVVTAVTATTAIAPDIESTWKGLLAGESGIRELTDDFVTKWDLPVRIGGHLVDSIDDHMTRLDLRRMSYVQRMSKFLSKQLWENAGTPEVDPDRFAVVIGTGLGGGEKIVETYDAMNEGGPRKVSPLAVQMIMPNGAAAVAGLELGARAGVITPVSACSSGSEAIAHAWRQIVMGDADFAVCGGVEGGIEALPIAAFSMMRAMSTRNDDPAGASRPFDKDRDGFVFGEAGALMIIETEEHAKARGAKPLARLMGAGITSDAFHMVAPAADGLRAGHAMKRALETAGLDAKDIDHINAHATATPIGDTAEANAIRVAGVEQAAVYAPKSALGHSIGAVGALESILTVLALRDGVIPPTLNYETPDPEIDLDVVAGEPRYGEYQYAINNSFGFGGHNVALAFGRY, encoded by the coding sequence GTGACCAGGCCTTCCACTGCCAACGGCGGTTACCCCAATGTTGTGGTAACCGCCGTCACGGCGACGACTGCGATCGCGCCGGACATCGAGAGCACGTGGAAGGGCCTGCTGGCAGGCGAGAGCGGCATCCGCGAGCTGACGGACGACTTCGTCACCAAATGGGATCTGCCGGTTCGCATCGGCGGGCACCTGGTGGACTCGATCGACGATCACATGACCCGGCTGGACCTGCGACGCATGTCGTACGTGCAGCGCATGTCGAAGTTCCTGAGCAAGCAGCTCTGGGAGAACGCCGGCACCCCTGAGGTCGACCCCGATCGTTTCGCCGTTGTGATCGGCACCGGCCTTGGCGGTGGCGAGAAGATCGTCGAGACCTACGACGCGATGAACGAGGGCGGCCCCCGCAAGGTGAGCCCGCTCGCGGTTCAGATGATCATGCCGAACGGTGCGGCCGCGGTCGCCGGGCTCGAGCTCGGTGCGCGCGCGGGCGTCATCACGCCGGTGTCGGCCTGTTCGTCGGGTTCTGAGGCCATCGCGCACGCGTGGCGTCAGATCGTGATGGGCGACGCCGATTTCGCGGTGTGCGGTGGTGTCGAGGGCGGTATCGAGGCGCTGCCCATCGCGGCGTTCTCGATGATGCGCGCGATGAGCACCCGCAACGACGATCCCGCCGGCGCTTCCCGTCCGTTCGACAAGGACCGCGACGGCTTCGTGTTCGGCGAGGCCGGTGCACTGATGATCATCGAGACCGAGGAACACGCCAAGGCCCGTGGCGCCAAGCCGCTGGCCCGGCTCATGGGCGCGGGTATCACGTCCGACGCGTTCCACATGGTGGCCCCGGCTGCCGACGGCCTGCGGGCCGGCCACGCGATGAAGCGTGCGCTGGAGACCGCCGGTCTGGACGCCAAGGACATCGACCACATCAACGCGCATGCCACCGCGACGCCGATCGGCGACACCGCGGAGGCCAACGCAATCCGGGTTGCCGGTGTTGAGCAGGCTGCGGTGTACGCGCCGAAGTCCGCGCTCGGCCACTCGATCGGTGCGGTCGGTGCACTGGAGTCGATCCTGACGGTGCTTGCACTGCGGGACGGCGTCATCCCCCCGACGCTGAACTACGAGACGCCTGATCCCGAGATCGATCTCGATGTCGTTGCAGGTGAGCCTCGTTATGGCGAATACCAGTACGCCATCAACAACTCGTTCGGGTTCGGCGGCCACAATGTGGCCCTGGCCTTCGGGCGATACTGA
- the kasB gene encoding 3-oxoacyl-ACP synthase KasB translates to MAGLSTGNGLPNVVVTGVAMSTALATDAESTWKKLLDGQSGIRKLTDPFVEQYDLPVRIGGHLLEEFDSELTRVELRRLSYLQKMSTVLGRRVWAHAGSPEVDVRRLMVSMGTGLGSTEELVFAYDGMRAKGLRAVSPLTVQMYMPNGAAAAIGLERQARAGVCTAVSACASGSEAIANAWRQIVLGEADIAICGGVETKIEAVPIAGFAQMRIVLSNSNDDPEGACKPFDKDRNGFVFGEAGALMVIETEEHAKARGANILARIMGASVTSDGFHIVAPDPNGEQAGYAMTRAIQLAGLAPTDIDHVNAHATGTSVGDVAEGKAINNAMGGHKPAVYAPKAALGHSVGAVGAVESILTVLALRDGVIPPTRNLQNLDPEIDLDVVAGEPRQGDFKYAINNSFGFGGHNVALAFGKY, encoded by the coding sequence ATGGCGGGATTGTCCACTGGGAACGGTCTTCCCAACGTGGTTGTCACCGGCGTAGCCATGTCGACGGCGCTGGCAACCGATGCTGAAAGCACCTGGAAGAAGCTGCTCGACGGTCAGAGTGGCATCCGCAAGCTCACGGATCCGTTCGTCGAGCAATATGACCTGCCGGTTCGCATCGGCGGCCATCTCCTCGAGGAATTCGATTCCGAGCTGACGCGGGTCGAGCTGCGCCGGCTGTCATATTTGCAAAAGATGTCGACGGTCCTCGGCCGCCGGGTCTGGGCCCACGCGGGCTCCCCGGAGGTCGATGTCCGCCGGCTCATGGTGTCGATGGGCACCGGCCTCGGTTCCACCGAGGAACTCGTGTTCGCCTACGACGGCATGCGGGCCAAGGGATTGCGCGCAGTCTCCCCGCTGACCGTGCAGATGTACATGCCCAACGGCGCGGCCGCGGCCATCGGTCTGGAACGTCAGGCCAGGGCCGGGGTCTGTACCGCGGTCTCGGCCTGCGCCTCGGGTTCCGAGGCGATCGCCAACGCATGGCGCCAGATCGTGCTCGGCGAGGCCGACATCGCTATCTGTGGCGGTGTCGAGACCAAGATCGAAGCGGTGCCGATCGCGGGCTTCGCCCAGATGCGCATCGTGCTGTCCAACTCCAACGACGATCCCGAAGGCGCGTGCAAGCCGTTCGACAAGGATCGCAACGGGTTTGTGTTCGGCGAGGCCGGCGCCCTGATGGTCATCGAGACCGAGGAGCACGCCAAGGCCCGCGGTGCCAACATCCTCGCCCGCATCATGGGTGCGAGCGTGACCTCGGACGGCTTCCACATCGTGGCGCCGGATCCCAACGGCGAGCAGGCCGGTTACGCCATGACCCGCGCCATCCAGCTGGCGGGCCTGGCTCCCACAGACATCGACCACGTCAATGCGCATGCCACCGGCACCAGCGTCGGCGACGTGGCCGAGGGTAAGGCAATCAACAACGCGATGGGCGGCCACAAGCCGGCCGTCTACGCCCCCAAGGCCGCACTCGGCCACTCGGTCGGCGCCGTCGGAGCGGTTGAGTCCATCCTGACGGTGCTGGCGTTGCGCGACGGTGTGATCCCACCGACGCGCAACTTGCAGAACTTGGATCCGGAAATCGATCTGGACGTTGTCGCCGGTGAGCCACGGCAAGGCGACTTCAAGTACGCAATCAACAATTCGTTCGGATTCGGTGGGCACAACGTCGCGCTCGCCTTCGGGAAGTACTGA
- a CDS encoding acyl-CoA carboxylase subunit beta: MTIMAPEAAAESLDPRDPLLRLKTFFDDGCDVELLHERDRSGVLAAAGTVNGVRTVAFCTDGTVMGGAMGVEGCAHIVNAYDTAIEEQSPIVGIWHSGGARLAEGVKALHAVGLVFEAMIRASGYIPQISVVVGFAAGGAAYGPALTDVIIMAPDSKVFVTGPDVVRSVTGEDVDMVSLGGPDAHHKKSGVCHIVADDELDAYERGRRLVGLFSQQGHFDRSKAESGDTDLHALLPESARRAYDVHPLITALLDDGVPFEEFQAKWAPSIVVGLGRLAGRSVGVIANNPLRLGGCLNSESAEKSARFVRLCDAFGIPLVVLVDVPGYLPGVDQEWGGVVRRGAKLLHAFGESTVPRVTLVTRKIYGGAYIAMNSRSLNATKVFAWPDAEVAVMGAKAAVGILHKKKLAAVEDPAEREALHEELAIEHERIAGGVDSAIEIGVVDEKIDPAHTRSKITQALAEAPHRRGRHKNIPL; this comes from the coding sequence ATGACGATCATGGCCCCCGAAGCGGCTGCCGAATCACTCGACCCACGCGATCCACTGCTGCGCCTGAAGACGTTCTTCGACGACGGCTGCGACGTCGAGTTGCTGCACGAGCGGGATCGGTCGGGCGTGCTGGCGGCGGCAGGCACCGTCAACGGTGTTCGCACCGTTGCGTTCTGCACCGACGGGACCGTGATGGGCGGCGCGATGGGCGTTGAGGGCTGTGCCCACATCGTCAACGCCTATGACACCGCCATCGAGGAGCAGAGCCCGATCGTGGGCATCTGGCATTCCGGCGGCGCGCGGCTGGCCGAGGGCGTCAAGGCCCTGCACGCGGTCGGCCTGGTGTTCGAGGCCATGATCCGCGCGTCGGGCTACATCCCGCAGATCTCGGTGGTGGTCGGATTCGCCGCAGGCGGTGCGGCTTACGGCCCCGCCCTGACCGACGTCATCATCATGGCGCCGGACAGCAAGGTGTTCGTGACCGGTCCCGACGTGGTGCGCAGCGTCACCGGTGAGGACGTCGACATGGTGTCCCTCGGCGGCCCGGACGCCCACCACAAGAAGTCGGGTGTGTGCCACATCGTCGCCGACGACGAGCTCGATGCCTACGAGCGTGGCCGTCGCCTGGTCGGATTGTTCAGCCAGCAGGGCCATTTCGACCGCAGCAAGGCCGAGTCGGGCGACACCGACCTGCACGCGCTGCTGCCGGAATCGGCTCGTCGCGCCTACGACGTGCACCCGCTGATCACCGCCCTGCTCGACGACGGCGTGCCGTTCGAGGAGTTCCAGGCCAAGTGGGCCCCGTCGATCGTCGTGGGTCTCGGCCGGCTCGCCGGACGTTCGGTCGGCGTGATCGCCAACAACCCGCTGCGCCTCGGAGGCTGCCTGAACTCCGAAAGTGCCGAGAAGTCAGCACGTTTCGTGCGGCTGTGCGACGCCTTCGGCATCCCGCTGGTGGTTCTGGTGGACGTGCCCGGCTACCTGCCCGGTGTCGACCAGGAATGGGGTGGCGTGGTCCGCCGCGGCGCCAAGCTGCTGCACGCGTTCGGCGAGTCGACGGTCCCCCGCGTCACGCTGGTGACCCGCAAGATCTACGGCGGCGCGTACATCGCGATGAACTCGCGGTCGCTCAACGCCACCAAGGTGTTCGCGTGGCCCGACGCCGAGGTCGCCGTGATGGGCGCCAAGGCCGCGGTCGGCATCCTGCACAAGAAGAAGCTGGCCGCCGTCGAGGATCCCGCCGAGCGCGAGGCCCTGCACGAGGAGCTGGCGATCGAGCACGAGCGCATCGCGGGCGGTGTGGATTCCGCGATCGAGATCGGTGTGGTCGACGAGAAGATCGACCCGGCGCACACCCGCTCCAAGATCACGCAGGCACTCGCCGAGGCGCCGCACCGCCGCGGGCGCCACAAGAACATCCCGCTGTAA